In Acomys russatus chromosome 26, mAcoRus1.1, whole genome shotgun sequence, a genomic segment contains:
- the LOC127209557 gene encoding 60S ribosomal protein L37a-like: MAKCTKKVGIAGKYGTRSGVSLWKTVKTTEISQHAKYTCSFCGKTKMKRRAVGIWHCGPCMKTVASGAWASNTTSAITVKSAIRRLKELKDQ; this comes from the coding sequence ATGGCTAAATGCACCAAGAAGGTCGGGATTGCGGGGAAATATGGGACCCGTTCCGGTGTCTCCCTCTGGAAAACGGTGAAGACAACTGAAATCAGCCAGCACGCCAAGTACACTTGCTCCTTCTGTGGCAAGACCAAGATGAAGAGACGAGCTGTTGGCATCTGGCACTGTGGTCCCTGCATGAAAACAGTGGCCAGTGGGGCCTGGGCCTCTAATACCACTTCTGCCATCACAGTGAAATCGGCCATCAGAAGACTCAAGGAACTGAAAGACCAGTAG